The proteins below are encoded in one region of Candidatus Epulonipiscium sp.:
- the proC gene encoding pyrroline-5-carboxylate reductase, protein MKKIGFIGAGNMGYAMMKGLLNYKGNENIIFTDVCTKRIQLVKENLHIESVTNNKELIEKTKYIVLAIKPQYYSSVLKEIKGILTSNHVVISIAPGITIDYIKSQLKEDIRVVRAMPNTPALIGEGMSVISFSKDLFEDKERNEVHRVFSTFGKVEEIEESLMDAVVPISGSSPAYVYMMIEAMADGGVLAGLPRELSYKLAAQTVMGSAKMILETKAHPGELKDAVCSPGGTTIEAVATLEKLGFRSSIIEAMKECMRKTKSMRK, encoded by the coding sequence ATGAAGAAAATAGGGTTTATAGGAGCCGGAAACATGGGATATGCCATGATGAAGGGATTACTTAATTATAAAGGCAATGAAAACATTATTTTTACCGATGTATGCACCAAAAGGATTCAATTGGTAAAGGAGAACTTACATATTGAATCCGTTACCAACAATAAGGAATTGATAGAAAAAACAAAATACATTGTATTAGCTATTAAACCCCAGTATTATTCTTCTGTGCTTAAGGAAATCAAAGGGATCCTTACAAGTAATCATGTAGTAATAAGTATAGCACCGGGAATAACCATAGACTACATAAAATCACAATTAAAAGAAGATATAAGAGTTGTCCGTGCTATGCCCAATACCCCGGCACTTATCGGCGAAGGAATGAGTGTTATAAGTTTTTCCAAAGATTTATTTGAAGATAAAGAAAGAAATGAGGTTCATAGAGTATTTTCCACTTTTGGAAAAGTAGAAGAAATAGAAGAAAGTTTAATGGATGCGGTGGTGCCCATATCGGGAAGTTCTCCAGCCTATGTTTATATGATGATTGAAGCTATGGCTGACGGTGGGGTGTTAGCCGGCCTACCAAGAGAGCTTTCTTATAAATTAGCAGCACAAACAGTAATGGGTTCAGCAAAAATGATACTAGAAACCAAGGCGCATCCGGGGGAACTTAAGGATGCCGTTTGCTCCCCAGGAGGAACTACAATAGAAGCTGTTGCAACTTTGGAAAAGCTTGGATTTAGGAGCAGTATTATAGAAGCTATGAAAGAATGTATGAGAAAGACAAAATCTATGAGAAAATAA
- a CDS encoding SPFH/Band 7/PHB domain protein, protein MVFALVIVFFFILIVAFTSIRIIRQSTIGIVERLGRFHKKADTGVNFLVPFIDSMKSIVDLRERVVDFPPQPVITKDNVTMQIDTVVYYKVTDPIFYVYEIANPISAIEYLTATTLRNIIGELDLDETLTSRDIINSKLRSILDEATDKWGIKVNRVELKNINPPKDIQDAMEKQMRAERQRRESILRAEGEKGAAILQAEGKKESSILQAEAEKEANIRRAEGEKESKKLMAQGEAEAILAIQSAKAEGLKKIYLAMKESAPNDAVLAIRSMEALEKIAEGKSSKLILPSEAVSLLGSVKGIREVLKDADESEEQQ, encoded by the coding sequence ATTGTATTTGCTTTAGTTATTGTATTTTTCTTTATCCTTATCGTGGCTTTTACTAGCATTAGAATTATTCGTCAGTCAACCATAGGAATTGTTGAACGTTTAGGGCGCTTTCATAAAAAAGCAGACACTGGTGTCAATTTTTTAGTACCCTTTATTGACAGCATGAAAAGTATTGTTGACCTAAGAGAAAGGGTTGTCGATTTCCCTCCACAGCCAGTTATTACTAAAGATAATGTAACCATGCAGATTGATACTGTTGTTTATTACAAAGTTACAGATCCTATCTTTTATGTATATGAAATAGCAAACCCTATTTCAGCAATTGAATATCTTACGGCTACGACCCTCCGTAATATTATTGGGGAATTAGACTTAGATGAGACATTAACCTCAAGAGATATTATTAACTCAAAACTTCGTTCCATATTAGATGAAGCTACCGATAAATGGGGTATAAAAGTAAATCGTGTGGAACTAAAAAATATTAATCCACCAAAAGATATCCAAGATGCTATGGAAAAACAAATGCGTGCAGAACGTCAAAGAAGAGAATCAATACTTCGGGCTGAAGGGGAAAAAGGTGCTGCTATCCTACAAGCTGAAGGTAAAAAAGAATCTTCTATTTTACAAGCTGAGGCGGAAAAGGAAGCAAATATTCGCCGGGCTGAAGGGGAAAAAGAATCCAAAAAACTAATGGCTCAAGGGGAAGCTGAGGCAATTCTCGCCATCCAAAGCGCTAAGGCTGAGGGCCTTAAGAAAATATATCTTGCGATGAAAGAAAGTGCGCCTAATGATGCAGTTTTGGCTATTCGCTCCATGGAAGCATTAGAAAAAATTGCCGAAGGTAAATCTTCAAAATTAATACTTCCCTCTGAAGCTGTAAGCCTTCTAGGTTCAGTTAAAGGTATTAGAGAAGTTCTAAAAGATGCTGACGAAAGTGAAGAACAACAATAA
- a CDS encoding stage V sporulation protein S, translating to MEVLKVATKSNPNAVAGALANTIREKGGAELQAIGAGALNQALKAVIIARGYVAPSGIDLICVPAFADIEINGEERTAIKLIIQAR from the coding sequence ATGGAAGTATTAAAAGTTGCCACAAAATCAAATCCCAATGCTGTTGCAGGTGCCTTAGCTAACACTATTCGTGAAAAGGGCGGGGCGGAGCTGCAAGCAATAGGGGCAGGAGCTCTTAATCAAGCACTAAAGGCAGTGATTATTGCACGAGGATATGTAGCACCCTCGGGAATTGATTTAATCTGTGTTCCAGCTTTTGCGGACATTGAGATTAATGGGGAAGAAAGAACAGCTATAAAATTAATAATACAAGCTCGTTAA
- a CDS encoding DUF3866 family protein produces the protein MVHLKEGIVNRIIRSHKDMIEVSVYVDGTEHKAIAYPYITGNVSIGDRVGLNTTAVDLNLGTGGYHFVLFNKTINTLKTGPLGHIMKLKYTPIQIKCHTIEEQYPDSINSFKSLDGMPIVTGSIHSMLPPVVAAAKSVNPNIKIAYIMTDGGALPISFSNTVRMLKEKNL, from the coding sequence ATGGTCCACTTAAAAGAGGGAATAGTAAATAGAATTATTAGAAGCCATAAGGATATGATTGAAGTCTCTGTATATGTGGATGGCACAGAGCATAAAGCCATTGCATACCCATATATTACAGGAAATGTGTCTATAGGAGATAGAGTAGGGTTAAACACAACAGCAGTGGATTTGAATCTTGGAACCGGCGGATATCATTTTGTACTTTTTAATAAAACTATAAATACCTTAAAAACCGGTCCGTTGGGGCATATTATGAAATTAAAATATACCCCTATTCAAATAAAATGCCATACCATTGAAGAACAATATCCAGATAGTATTAATTCTTTTAAATCCTTAGATGGAATGCCAATAGTAACAGGAAGCATTCATAGTATGCTTCCACCAGTGGTAGCAGCAGCAAAATCTGTAAATCCAAACATAAAAATAGCGTATATAATGACTGATGGAGGAGCACTACCTATTAGTTTTAGCAATACAGTCCGTATGCTTAAAGAAAAAAACTTATAG
- a CDS encoding pyridoxal phosphate-dependent aminotransferase, with protein MKLSNKAMDITPSSTLAITAKAKQMKAEGIDVVGFGAGEPDFDTPDFIKEEAIKAIEEGFTKYTPAAGTIELKKAICEKFKNENGLIYLPNQIVISNGAKHSLTNTFMAILNPGDEVIIPAPFWLSYPQMVKLSDGVPVIVYAKEENNFKITVEDLEQVVTDKTKALVINSPSNPSGVVYSEEELREIADFAVKHDIYVVSDEIYEKLIYDGKKHVSIASFNDEIYKRTIVINGVSKSYAMTGWRIGYLAAPADVAKAIADMQSHATSNPNSIAQKATLAALTGSQDCVEKMRKEFEIRRNYMVERLDKIPKLTIIKPQGAFYVVIGISNILGKEFEGKIIKNADDFSDILLEKESVAVVSCTDFGFSNCIRLSYAISLESIKKGLDRIEDFVNNKL; from the coding sequence ATGAAACTTTCAAATAAAGCAATGGACATTACACCTTCTTCAACACTGGCTATTACTGCCAAGGCGAAACAAATGAAGGCTGAGGGAATCGATGTTGTAGGATTTGGTGCAGGAGAACCGGACTTTGATACTCCTGATTTTATAAAGGAAGAAGCAATTAAGGCAATCGAAGAAGGCTTTACAAAATATACCCCTGCTGCAGGAACTATAGAGTTAAAAAAAGCAATTTGTGAAAAATTCAAGAATGAAAATGGCTTAATATATTTGCCGAATCAAATTGTTATTAGCAATGGTGCAAAGCATTCTCTAACCAATACATTTATGGCAATTTTAAATCCAGGGGATGAAGTTATTATTCCAGCACCTTTTTGGCTAAGCTACCCGCAAATGGTTAAATTAAGTGATGGGGTACCGGTAATTGTATATGCTAAGGAAGAGAATAATTTTAAAATTACCGTGGAGGATTTAGAACAGGTTGTAACGGATAAAACCAAAGCCCTTGTAATTAATAGTCCTAGTAATCCGTCAGGGGTCGTATATTCCGAAGAAGAACTAAGAGAGATTGCAGATTTCGCTGTAAAACACGATATATATGTTGTATCTGATGAAATATATGAAAAGTTAATATATGATGGTAAAAAACATGTAAGTATCGCCTCTTTCAATGATGAAATCTATAAAAGAACCATCGTAATCAACGGAGTATCTAAAAGCTATGCTATGACAGGTTGGCGAATAGGATATCTTGCAGCACCTGCGGATGTTGCAAAGGCTATTGCTGATATGCAAAGCCATGCTACATCCAATCCCAATTCCATTGCACAAAAAGCTACTTTAGCAGCTTTAACAGGGTCTCAGGATTGTGTAGAAAAAATGCGCAAGGAGTTTGAAATAAGAAGAAATTATATGGTGGAAAGGCTAGATAAAATTCCTAAGCTTACAATAATAAAGCCTCAAGGTGCTTTTTATGTAGTGATTGGTATTTCTAATATATTAGGTAAAGAATTTGAAGGAAAAATCATTAAAAATGCAGATGATTTTTCTGATATTTTGTTAGAAAAAGAAAGTGTGGCGGTAGTTTCCTGTACAGATTTTGGATTTTCTAATTGTATTAGATTATCCTATGCGATTTCACTTGAAAGTATTAAAAAGGGCTTGGATAGAATAGAAGACTTTGTTAATAATAAATTATAA
- a CDS encoding membrane dipeptidase, with protein MDSLIIDAHCDTITKIMHQNKSLYKNKYQVDLERLQSFINPIQFFAIWTHPRFYQNPIIETLKGIDYFYKEIKENKDIVGLATSLGEIEKNISGKRISAILSIEGGEALEGQIEILRIFYRLGVRSMTLTWNYKNNIAYGAMEKNKEGLTDFGIEVIKEMNKLGMIIDVSHLSESGFWEVKNISQTPFIASHSNVRELCNHPRNLSNEQLKAIADVGGVIGINTYPPFLNMSGKAKIDDFFLHIDYIIKLIGIDYVGLGCDFDGIDIFTEGIEDVSKIGKVCRYLRKKYGDKGAEKILGKNFLRVIKEVWDE; from the coding sequence ATGGATAGTCTTATAATTGATGCCCATTGTGACACAATTACAAAAATAATGCACCAAAATAAAAGTTTGTATAAAAATAAATATCAGGTAGACCTAGAAAGGCTGCAGAGTTTTATAAATCCTATACAGTTTTTTGCTATTTGGACCCATCCAAGGTTTTATCAAAATCCGATTATTGAAACGCTAAAGGGAATAGATTATTTTTACAAAGAAATCAAAGAAAATAAGGACATAGTAGGACTGGCTACTTCTTTAGGAGAAATAGAAAAAAACATATCCGGCAAAAGGATAAGTGCTATTTTATCCATAGAGGGTGGTGAGGCATTAGAAGGGCAGATAGAAATTCTTAGGATATTTTATAGGCTAGGTGTTAGGAGCATGACTCTAACCTGGAATTATAAAAATAATATTGCCTATGGGGCAATGGAAAAAAACAAGGAAGGGCTTACTGACTTTGGTATTGAGGTTATAAAAGAAATGAATAAATTAGGAATGATTATAGATGTCTCACATTTGTCTGAAAGTGGTTTTTGGGAAGTAAAAAACATATCTCAAACACCCTTCATAGCTAGTCATTCTAATGTTAGGGAACTATGCAATCATCCGAGAAACTTAAGTAATGAGCAGCTAAAGGCTATTGCGGACGTAGGAGGGGTTATAGGAATAAACACATACCCGCCTTTTCTTAATATGTCAGGAAAAGCTAAGATAGATGATTTTTTTCTTCATATAGATTATATTATAAAATTAATAGGCATAGACTATGTAGGATTAGGTTGTGATTTTGATGGTATCGACATTTTTACAGAGGGGATAGAAGATGTATCTAAAATTGGCAAAGTATGCAGGTATCTAAGGAAAAAATATGGGGATAAGGGAGCAGAAAAAATATTAGGGAAAAACTTTTTACGGGTTATAAAAGAAGTATGGGATGAATAG
- a CDS encoding NfeD family protein — translation MNYMWVVWLIFAIVFALIEISNTSFFIVWFSIGSLAALITSLFIPIVAIQLLVFLVVSTLLLIFTRRISKSFFHSRPTYKTNIDTLKNALGIVTQEIDNAKGTGQVKIKGEIWSAISASDTIIPSNTKIIVLELRGVKLVVEQDFAS, via the coding sequence ATGAATTACATGTGGGTTGTATGGCTTATATTTGCAATTGTATTTGCTTTGATAGAAATATCTAATACCAGCTTTTTTATAGTTTGGTTCTCAATTGGTTCCTTAGCAGCACTAATTACATCTTTATTTATTCCTATTGTAGCTATTCAACTGCTTGTTTTCCTTGTTGTGTCTACTCTACTGCTTATATTTACTAGAAGGATATCTAAATCTTTCTTTCATTCAAGACCTACTTATAAAACCAATATAGATACTCTAAAAAATGCTCTAGGGATTGTTACTCAAGAAATCGATAATGCCAAAGGAACGGGACAGGTTAAGATAAAAGGTGAAATTTGGTCTGCCATATCGGCTAGTGATACGATAATACCTTCAAACACCAAGATAATCGTCTTAGAGCTTAGGGGTGTAAAGCTGGTAGTAGAGCAGGATTTTGCATCCTAG
- a CDS encoding ribonuclease HI codes for MDWLEVYTDGACTNNQGEGLQPGGWAAVFIDGPSLSGGENKTTNNRMEMKAVIEALKNTPPNSNIRIYSDSAYVINCFKQNWIGRWEKNGWITSAKKPVENKELWMEMRNLERERNVEWVKVKGHSGNKWNEKVDKLAVEAIPNNKNENVEKTTTLHLSSREKNDLIKLLESNEETIRPSIKSILYKLKGDCLE; via the coding sequence ATGGACTGGCTTGAAGTATATACGGATGGTGCCTGTACCAATAATCAAGGGGAAGGATTACAGCCCGGGGGGTGGGCCGCAGTTTTTATAGACGGTCCTTCTTTATCAGGAGGAGAAAATAAAACTACAAATAACAGAATGGAAATGAAAGCAGTGATTGAGGCCCTAAAAAATACTCCTCCAAATAGCAATATTAGAATCTATTCCGACTCCGCATATGTTATTAACTGCTTTAAACAAAATTGGATTGGACGCTGGGAAAAAAATGGATGGATTACTTCTGCAAAAAAACCCGTAGAGAATAAAGAATTATGGATGGAAATGAGGAATCTTGAAAGGGAAAGAAATGTAGAATGGGTTAAGGTAAAGGGACACTCGGGAAATAAGTGGAATGAAAAAGTGGATAAATTGGCCGTAGAAGCGATCCCAAACAATAAGAATGAAAATGTAGAAAAAACAACAACACTCCATTTAAGTAGTAGGGAGAAAAATGATTTAATCAAATTATTAGAAAGCAACGAAGAAACTATTAGACCTTCGATTAAAAGCATATTGTATAAATTAAAAGGCGATTGTTTGGAATAA
- the rny gene encoding ribonuclease Y has protein sequence MNALEIAIVFLITAIVVGAIAFAMGVSYRKRIAEAQIGSAEEKASKIIDDAITTSEAKKREAMLEAKEETLKAKNELDQEVKERRGELQRLERRIIQKEEALNEKVEQIEEMRNEVTALQQKEIQELERISGLTSEEAKEYLLKTIESEVQHESAMLIKEIENRVKQEADKKARDIITNAIQKCAADHVADTTVSVVPLPNDEMKGRIIGREGRNIRTLETLTGIDLIIDDTPEAVILSGFDPIRREVARIALEKLIVDGRIHPARIEEMVEKAKKEVETLIREEGESATFETGVHGLHPELIRLLGKLKFRTSYGQNVLKHSIEVSNLCGLIAAEVGVDIRLAKRAGLLHDIGKAVDHEMEGSHISIGVELCRKYRETSIILNAIEAHHGDVEPESIIAVIVQAADTISAARPGARRETLETYIKRLQKLEEIADSFKGVEKSFAIQAGRELRIMVIPDETNDTEMVLLSREIAKRIENELEYPGQIKVHLIRETRAIEYAK, from the coding sequence ATCAATGCATTAGAGATTGCAATAGTTTTTTTGATTACTGCAATTGTTGTTGGAGCAATCGCCTTTGCTATGGGTGTTTCTTATAGAAAACGTATTGCTGAAGCGCAAATTGGTTCTGCTGAGGAAAAAGCAAGTAAAATCATAGACGATGCAATAACTACTTCCGAGGCAAAGAAACGTGAAGCTATGTTGGAAGCAAAAGAAGAAACTTTAAAAGCAAAGAATGAACTCGATCAAGAAGTGAAAGAGCGAAGAGGAGAATTGCAGCGCTTAGAAAGACGAATTATTCAAAAAGAAGAAGCTCTTAACGAAAAAGTGGAACAAATTGAAGAAATGAGGAATGAAGTTACTGCTCTTCAACAAAAAGAAATACAGGAGTTAGAAAGAATTTCCGGACTCACCTCCGAGGAAGCTAAAGAATACCTGTTAAAGACTATTGAAAGTGAAGTACAACATGAATCAGCTATGTTGATTAAAGAAATTGAAAACAGAGTAAAACAAGAGGCAGATAAGAAGGCAAGAGATATTATAACAAATGCCATTCAAAAATGTGCTGCTGACCATGTTGCAGACACAACTGTATCTGTTGTACCTCTTCCTAATGATGAAATGAAGGGCCGAATTATTGGTAGAGAAGGTCGAAATATCAGGACCCTAGAAACCCTAACAGGGATTGACTTAATTATTGATGATACCCCTGAAGCAGTTATCTTATCAGGATTTGACCCTATTAGGAGAGAGGTTGCAAGGATTGCCTTGGAAAAATTAATAGTTGATGGAAGAATTCATCCGGCAAGAATTGAAGAAATGGTTGAAAAAGCTAAAAAAGAAGTGGAAACATTAATTAGGGAAGAAGGAGAATCAGCCACCTTTGAAACAGGGGTACATGGGCTCCATCCAGAACTTATTCGACTGTTGGGTAAATTGAAATTTAGGACTAGCTATGGTCAAAATGTATTAAAACATTCCATTGAGGTTTCAAACTTATGTGGTTTAATTGCTGCTGAAGTAGGGGTCGATATTCGACTAGCTAAACGGGCAGGACTGCTTCATGATATAGGTAAAGCGGTGGATCATGAGATGGAAGGTTCTCATATCAGTATCGGTGTTGAATTATGTAGAAAATATCGAGAGACAAGTATAATTCTTAATGCAATTGAAGCCCATCATGGGGATGTAGAACCAGAAAGTATTATTGCTGTTATTGTACAGGCAGCAGATACAATTTCTGCTGCAAGACCAGGTGCAAGAAGAGAAACTTTAGAAACCTATATTAAACGTTTGCAGAAGTTAGAAGAAATTGCGGATTCATTTAAAGGTGTTGAGAAATCATTTGCAATTCAAGCAGGTAGAGAACTTAGAATTATGGTTATACCTGATGAAACAAATGATACAGAAATGGTATTACTATCGAGAGAGATAGCTAAGAGAATTGAAAACGAACTGGAATATCCAGGTCAAATAAAGGTACATTTAATTCGTGAGACAAGAGCAATAGAATATGCAAAATAA
- a CDS encoding DUF1540 domain-containing protein gives MIILSRPSSQVIKCSVKSCKYNDKVKYCTLDDILVGEHVTNAKSKHETDCMSFEPDVE, from the coding sequence ATGATTATATTGTCACGTCCAAGTTCCCAAGTAATTAAATGCAGCGTAAAATCTTGTAAATATAACGATAAAGTTAAATACTGTACTTTAGATGATATTCTAGTAGGCGAACATGTTACTAACGCAAAAAGTAAGCATGAAACTGATTGTATGAGTTTTGAGCCTGATGTAGAATAA
- a CDS encoding DUF3866 family protein, with amino-acid sequence MDCTITCGNAFGGDLETVNLYTALIAAKLIRKCNGAVIIMGPGHVGTHTKLGFTGVELANNAHTIYSMGGTPICIPRVSFSEKRNRHYGISHHFLTTMGQHCLIPCHMAFANYAYNEKEYIMGQYEKYNLGKKHIIHFVEEDTISVMERYDLSIKTMGRTIREDPEFFRTAGACGMLMTGFLV; translated from the coding sequence ATAGATTGCACAATTACCTGTGGGAATGCCTTTGGAGGAGATTTAGAAACAGTAAATTTATATACGGCATTAATTGCTGCAAAGTTAATAAGAAAATGTAATGGGGCTGTAATCATAATGGGACCAGGTCATGTGGGTACCCATACAAAACTAGGTTTTACCGGGGTAGAGCTTGCTAATAATGCTCATACTATCTATTCCATGGGAGGAACCCCTATATGCATACCAAGGGTTAGTTTTAGTGAAAAAAGAAATAGGCACTATGGTATTAGTCATCATTTCCTAACTACCATGGGTCAGCATTGTTTGATACCATGCCATATGGCTTTTGCTAATTATGCCTATAATGAAAAAGAATATATTATGGGTCAATATGAAAAATACAATTTGGGCAAAAAGCATATTATTCATTTTGTAGAAGAAGACACAATCTCTGTAATGGAAAGATATGATTTATCCATTAAGACCATGGGCAGAACCATAAGAGAAGATCCTGAGTTTTTTAGGACTGCTGGAGCCTGTGGAATGTTAATGACTGGATTTCTTGTTTAA